A portion of the Paucilactobacillus hokkaidonensis JCM 18461 genome contains these proteins:
- the comGB gene encoding competence type IV pilus assembly protein ComGB, with protein sequence MKTKLPRLLHKNIGGAKLKSKEQAALFSLLADLLKVGFSMRQAINFTQTLLPQHDGMLLEIDRQMASGATFAVSIQRFVNRDIYYQLKIAEQHGNLQQTITQLGKFLNLKVRQQTKLRGLLQYPVILLCLLGMLLLALKIFVFPELAVWQDDQGVGTGRLKFLPWLWGAIAVIVIALVLSTIYKWMKTTTMNRVNLLCQLPLLGRSYRQYYGYYLVTNFALLLQNGMGVKSICQMVRQFDETSLLHQLGEVINQTLNSGQSPNQLIEQYPYLPRELVVFMNKGESVTDLGYELEIFAQMLFKRLMRSIEQLLTFVQPLLFGIIAIVIVGMYLSIMLPIYQSMKGIY encoded by the coding sequence ATGAAAACAAAATTACCAAGACTACTGCACAAAAATATAGGTGGGGCTAAATTAAAATCCAAAGAACAGGCAGCGTTATTTTCATTGCTGGCCGATTTACTAAAAGTCGGATTCTCCATGCGTCAAGCAATTAATTTTACACAAACTTTGTTGCCACAACATGATGGAATGCTACTAGAAATTGATCGACAAATGGCATCGGGAGCAACATTTGCAGTTAGTATACAGCGGTTTGTGAATCGAGATATTTATTATCAATTAAAAATTGCTGAGCAACATGGTAATTTGCAGCAAACCATTACTCAGTTAGGAAAATTTTTAAATCTAAAAGTGCGACAACAGACTAAGTTAAGGGGGTTGCTCCAGTATCCGGTTATTTTGCTTTGCTTGCTGGGAATGTTGTTACTAGCACTTAAAATATTTGTATTTCCAGAGTTGGCAGTTTGGCAGGATGATCAAGGAGTTGGTACTGGCAGGCTTAAATTTTTACCGTGGCTTTGGGGAGCAATTGCAGTAATTGTGATTGCATTGGTTTTAAGCACTATCTATAAGTGGATGAAAACTACAACAATGAACCGGGTGAATTTACTCTGTCAGTTGCCATTATTGGGACGTAGTTATCGCCAGTATTACGGCTATTATTTAGTGACTAATTTTGCGTTATTACTTCAAAATGGAATGGGCGTCAAATCAATTTGTCAGATGGTACGGCAATTTGATGAAACGTCACTATTGCATCAACTAGGGGAAGTAATCAATCAGACACTGAATAGTGGTCAAAGTCCAAATCAACTAATTGAACAATATCCGTATTTACCACGAGAATTAGTTGTGTTCATGAATAAAGGTGAATCAGTCACTGATCTTGGGTACGAGCTTGAAATTTTTGCGCAAATGTTATTTAAGCGTTTAATGCGTTCAATTGAACAGTTATTAACTTTTGTACAGCCATTGTTATTTGGGATTATTGCTATTGTAATTGTGGGGATGTATCTCAGTATTATGTTGCCAATTTATCAGTCAATGAAGGGAATTTATTAA
- a CDS encoding YtxH domain-containing protein: MAKGFLFGATLVGAAAVAAHYLLSDEQKDQLKQKVRETGSDLKEQVIDYALYAQDAADDFMGNADQYKQSAQEKVQSASEKLKDQKNQVVDHFSNDNFEEQTASIREQLASAVDDKDTSDDIVIDKTNDTPDEKDQTK; encoded by the coding sequence ATGGCTAAAGGATTTTTATTTGGAGCAACCTTAGTAGGTGCGGCTGCAGTAGCTGCACATTATTTACTAAGTGATGAACAAAAAGATCAACTTAAACAAAAAGTACGAGAGACTGGTTCTGATTTAAAGGAACAAGTAATCGATTATGCGTTGTATGCGCAAGATGCTGCAGATGACTTTATGGGCAACGCTGATCAGTACAAACAAAGTGCGCAAGAAAAAGTTCAATCAGCAAGTGAAAAGTTAAAAGATCAAAAGAATCAAGTTGTAGATCATTTTAGTAACGATAATTTTGAAGAACAAACCGCATCAATTAGAGAGCAGCTTGCTTCAGCAGTTGATGATAAAGATACATCAGATGATATCGTCATTGATAAAACTAATGATACTCCTGATGAGAAAGATCAGACTAAATAG
- the dapD gene encoding 2,3,4,5-tetrahydropyridine-2,6-dicarboxylate N-acetyltransferase, with amino-acid sequence MAKLDAQAIIDYIGNSEKKTPVKVYVRGDLGKLSFPTSIRPFVEKQSGVIFGDWKDVKPFLADHQDEIVDYEIENDRRNSGVPLLDMKEINARIEPGAVIREQVLIGDNAVIMMGAQINIGAEIGANTMIDMGAVLGGRAIVGENCHIGAGTVLAGVVEPPSATPVIVEDDVLIGANCVVLEGVHIGARAVVGAGAVVTKDVAADTVVAGVPAKKIKDIDAKTKSKTELMDELRKL; translated from the coding sequence ATGGCAAAATTAGACGCACAAGCAATCATCGATTATATTGGTAATTCTGAAAAGAAGACACCTGTGAAGGTATACGTTCGTGGTGACCTAGGTAAACTATCATTTCCAACTTCGATCAGACCCTTCGTCGAGAAACAAAGTGGGGTTATCTTTGGCGATTGGAAAGATGTGAAACCTTTTTTAGCAGATCATCAGGACGAAATTGTGGATTACGAAATTGAAAACGATCGGCGTAATTCAGGAGTGCCATTGCTGGATATGAAAGAAATTAATGCTCGGATTGAACCAGGCGCAGTTATTCGTGAGCAAGTATTAATCGGGGACAATGCCGTGATTATGATGGGCGCACAAATTAATATTGGTGCTGAAATTGGTGCTAACACAATGATTGATATGGGTGCAGTCCTTGGCGGTAGGGCGATTGTTGGAGAAAATTGCCATATTGGTGCTGGAACAGTGCTTGCTGGAGTGGTAGAACCACCTTCGGCCACCCCTGTGATTGTTGAAGACGATGTTTTAATTGGTGCCAATTGTGTCGTACTAGAAGGCGTCCATATTGGTGCCAGAGCAGTTGTTGGTGCCGGTGCAGTAGTTACTAAAGATGTGGCGGCAGATACTGTTGTTGCTGGCGTTCCTGCCAAAAAGATCAAAGATATTGATGCTAAAACGAAGAGTAAAACAGAATTAATGGATGAGTTACGTAAGCTGTAG
- the comGA gene encoding competence type IV pilus ATPase ComGA has product MSLNQFSNYITQCIESKTSDLYILPNETGYRVMFNSQIQLTTLDQLNKEEGNQLITYLKYRANMAVSEHRRPQVGAILWEIKQQKINLRLSSVGDFKGNESLVVRFIYPLAQLKNQQLVPQQWSQLEQIISRRGLVLFSGPMGSGKTTTMYQLAQHCCQSQIVMTIEDPVEIQEPNFIQLQVNDRAQMNYEQLLKVGLRHRPDVFIIGEIRDEVTAKMAVKAALSGHLVMATVHAQNTFGVVNRMLQLGVAPEYLEQVIQGICYQRLLPMTNDQFAVLYDLLSDAKLELAFDKTNKGMMTSEWEQQLEQCKHENKITKTTAQKYRWG; this is encoded by the coding sequence ATTAGTTTAAATCAATTTTCAAATTACATCACACAATGTATTGAAAGTAAGACATCCGATCTGTATATTTTGCCAAATGAAACGGGATATCGGGTAATGTTTAATTCACAAATCCAACTGACAACACTCGATCAGTTAAATAAAGAGGAGGGCAATCAATTAATCACGTATTTAAAGTACCGCGCTAATATGGCGGTTAGTGAACATCGGAGACCACAAGTAGGGGCTATTTTATGGGAAATTAAACAACAGAAAATTAATTTACGACTTTCCAGTGTAGGTGACTTTAAGGGAAATGAATCTTTGGTAGTTCGCTTCATTTATCCACTAGCACAACTTAAAAATCAGCAATTAGTACCACAACAGTGGTCACAATTGGAACAAATAATTAGTCGCCGAGGGTTAGTGTTATTCTCTGGTCCAATGGGATCTGGTAAAACTACGACGATGTACCAATTGGCACAACACTGTTGTCAATCACAAATTGTTATGACGATTGAAGATCCTGTTGAAATTCAAGAACCTAACTTTATTCAGCTGCAAGTTAACGATAGGGCTCAAATGAATTATGAACAGCTCTTGAAAGTCGGATTACGTCACCGTCCAGATGTGTTTATTATTGGTGAAATACGTGATGAAGTAACCGCCAAAATGGCGGTTAAAGCAGCATTAAGTGGCCACTTAGTAATGGCAACTGTGCATGCACAAAATACTTTTGGAGTAGTTAATCGAATGTTGCAATTGGGGGTAGCACCGGAATACTTAGAACAGGTTATTCAGGGGATTTGTTACCAAAGATTATTACCAATGACAAATGACCAGTTTGCGGTTCTCTATGATCTTTTGAGTGACGCTAAATTGGAATTAGCATTTGATAAAACAAATAAGGGGATGATGACTAGTGAATGGGAACAACAGCTTGAACAATGTAAGCATGAAAACAAAATTACCAAGACTACTGCACAAAAATATAGGTGGGGCTAA
- a CDS encoding N-acetyldiaminopimelate deacetylase → MTLANEELLTIYRHLHQFPELGLEEFKTHDYLLTIIQQLPQDYLQIKEVDALPTALLVKVSGKSHKRLIGYRTDIDALPVKEKTGLPFSSKIDGKMHACGHDIHMTVALGILSYFASNQPDTDLVFIFQPSEENHSGGMLLYQSGALDEWMPDEIYALHDNPQLPAGAICCLNGTLFAGTCEIHADFNGKSGHAAYPHNANDMVVAASAFVMQTQTVVSRNVDPIEGGVVTLGHLNAGDTGNVIAGHAHIDGTIRSLTQKNNWHMQQRVRAIAQGVALTYGCEVALELHQGGYLPVENDPDITADFISYMESQVDVNFIETKPAMTGEDFGYLISKIPGTMFWLGVDSPYSLHSEKMAPNTDAIVAGVSAITGYLKHRSAQQS, encoded by the coding sequence ATGACTTTAGCAAATGAGGAATTATTAACTATTTATCGCCACTTACATCAATTTCCGGAACTAGGTTTAGAAGAATTTAAAACACATGATTATTTACTTACAATAATTCAACAATTGCCACAAGACTATTTGCAGATTAAAGAAGTTGATGCATTACCAACTGCATTATTAGTTAAGGTAAGTGGTAAAAGTCATAAACGGTTAATTGGATATCGGACTGATATTGATGCATTACCGGTTAAAGAAAAAACTGGGTTACCATTTAGTTCTAAAATTGATGGTAAAATGCATGCGTGTGGTCATGATATTCATATGACAGTTGCTCTTGGAATTTTGAGCTATTTTGCCAGTAATCAGCCTGATACTGATTTAGTGTTTATTTTCCAACCATCTGAAGAAAATCATAGTGGTGGGATGTTACTTTATCAAAGCGGAGCACTGGATGAGTGGATGCCAGATGAAATTTATGCACTACATGATAATCCACAGTTACCAGCAGGAGCGATCTGTTGTTTAAATGGAACGTTATTTGCAGGCACATGTGAAATTCATGCTGATTTTAATGGTAAGAGTGGGCATGCTGCATATCCACACAATGCTAATGATATGGTGGTGGCAGCTAGTGCATTTGTCATGCAGACTCAAACAGTTGTGAGTCGCAACGTGGACCCGATTGAAGGTGGTGTGGTGACATTAGGTCATCTTAATGCTGGCGACACTGGTAATGTAATTGCCGGACATGCGCACATTGATGGAACAATTCGGTCGTTAACTCAAAAAAATAATTGGCATATGCAGCAACGAGTGCGTGCAATTGCACAAGGGGTTGCATTAACTTATGGGTGTGAAGTTGCACTTGAATTACATCAGGGTGGCTATTTGCCAGTTGAAAACGATCCTGATATTACAGCTGATTTTATTAGTTATATGGAGTCGCAAGTGGATGTTAATTTTATTGAAACAAAACCGGCGATGACTGGTGAAGATTTTGGCTATCTAATTTCTAAAATTCCCGGGACAATGTTTTGGCTCGGTGTTGATAGTCCTTATTCGCTCCATAGTGAAAAGATGGCCCCTAATACGGATGCAATTGTAGCTGGGGTTAGTGCAATTACTGGCTATCTTAAACACCGGAGTGCACAGCAAAGTTAA
- a CDS encoding mechanosensitive ion channel domain-containing protein — MLAGLNSKLTQQAQNFTGYFTKLDWETIGKHIASRFLLLITVTIVFGLVIWIGKVVINHTFKRYKLHSMLTTNRTNTIHALTLNIFRYTCFFFYLYAILSLIGVPVGTLIAGAGIFSIALGLGAQGFVNDVVTGFFILLEQQLDVGDIVEIGTIKGTVTTLGIRTTQVTSPDGTLNFIPNRNITIVSNFSRNNMRVLIDIKISTATPLDQLKKQIEQVNDDLVPQFSELQTRPDIIGPTLNQDNLLVYRIILMTANGTQEKIRSSFLAAYLSAIRQAGIELIP, encoded by the coding sequence ATATTAGCAGGCCTAAATTCAAAGTTAACCCAACAAGCCCAAAATTTTACTGGATACTTCACAAAATTAGATTGGGAAACGATTGGCAAACATATCGCCAGCCGTTTTTTATTATTAATCACTGTTACAATCGTTTTTGGTCTTGTGATTTGGATTGGTAAAGTAGTTATTAACCATACATTTAAACGTTATAAACTTCATTCAATGCTCACAACCAATCGAACTAATACAATTCACGCTTTAACGCTCAATATTTTTCGTTACACCTGTTTTTTCTTTTACCTTTATGCAATTCTTTCATTGATTGGGGTGCCAGTTGGAACCCTCATTGCAGGTGCTGGAATTTTTAGTATCGCACTTGGTCTTGGTGCCCAAGGATTTGTTAATGATGTTGTCACTGGCTTTTTCATTTTATTAGAACAACAACTAGATGTGGGCGATATAGTTGAAATTGGTACAATTAAGGGAACTGTCACGACGCTTGGCATTCGTACAACACAAGTAACCAGTCCAGATGGCACCCTCAATTTCATCCCTAATCGCAACATCACCATCGTTAGTAATTTTTCCCGCAATAATATGCGGGTCCTCATTGATATCAAAATTAGTACCGCTACACCGTTAGACCAGTTAAAGAAACAAATTGAACAGGTGAACGATGACTTAGTGCCACAATTTTCAGAACTTCAAACCAGGCCTGATATTATTGGGCCTACATTAAATCAAGATAATTTACTGGTCTATCGCATTATATTGATGACAGCGAATGGAACCCAAGAAAAAATCAGAAGTTCTTTTTTGGCTGCTTATCTAAGTGCCATTAGGCAAGCAGGAATAGAATTAATTCCTTAA
- a CDS encoding YebC/PmpR family DNA-binding transcriptional regulator: MSGHSKWHNIQGRKNAQDAKRGKIFQKISRDLYQAAKAGDPDPANNPQLRLVMDKARGANMPKDNVQRAIDKATGAGGAKFDEITYEGYGPGGIAVMVSALTDNKNRTAAAVRSAFTHSGGVLGATGSVSYMFNRRGYIVILRDELDTDEDTMLMDALDAGAEDMNTEDEVFEIYTAPGDLASVRDALQEKGYELDTAEITMLPENTTEVPADKVPQYQRLIEELESDDDVADVYEAGVVSDSEE; this comes from the coding sequence ATGTCAGGACATTCAAAATGGCATAATATTCAAGGACGAAAAAACGCCCAAGATGCCAAACGTGGTAAGATCTTTCAAAAAATTTCACGTGACTTGTATCAAGCCGCTAAAGCAGGTGATCCTGATCCCGCGAATAACCCTCAATTGCGTTTAGTGATGGATAAAGCTCGTGGCGCCAATATGCCTAAGGATAATGTGCAACGGGCGATTGACAAAGCAACCGGTGCTGGTGGTGCTAAGTTTGATGAGATCACATATGAAGGTTATGGTCCCGGTGGGATTGCTGTGATGGTTTCAGCATTGACAGATAATAAGAATCGGACGGCAGCAGCGGTTCGTTCTGCATTTACACATTCTGGTGGTGTGCTTGGTGCGACTGGGTCAGTTTCATATATGTTCAATCGACGTGGGTATATTGTTATCTTACGTGATGAATTAGACACCGATGAAGACACAATGTTAATGGATGCATTAGATGCTGGTGCAGAAGATATGAATACCGAAGATGAAGTATTTGAAATCTATACTGCTCCTGGTGATCTAGCTAGCGTTCGTGATGCATTACAAGAAAAAGGATATGAGCTGGACACTGCTGAAATAACAATGTTGCCAGAAAATACAACTGAGGTACCAGCAGATAAAGTCCCACAATATCAGAGGCTTATTGAAGAGCTGGAAAGTGACGATGATGTCGCTGATGTGTATGAAGCTGGCGTAGTGTCAGATAGCGAAGAATAA
- a CDS encoding DUF948 domain-containing protein, translating into MTLGQVAGLIAAIAFLILVLFIGYFLVRLSSTLKETNRSISVLTNDADALSKEVEVILSNANELLEDVNQKVETIDPAFQAVADLGTSVSDLNSATRKVTDRFSGNAKKTAGAGIAASLGKSAVSSFWQHHKNKKQTNN; encoded by the coding sequence ATGACATTAGGACAAGTTGCTGGGTTGATTGCTGCGATTGCTTTTTTGATTCTAGTATTGTTTATTGGGTACTTTTTAGTAAGATTAAGTTCCACACTGAAAGAAACTAATCGTAGTATCTCAGTATTAACCAATGATGCAGATGCATTAAGCAAAGAGGTTGAAGTAATCTTAAGTAATGCAAATGAATTATTGGAAGATGTTAATCAAAAAGTTGAAACGATCGATCCAGCGTTTCAGGCTGTTGCAGATTTAGGAACTAGTGTTTCTGACTTAAATTCTGCCACTCGAAAAGTCACAGATCGTTTTTCTGGTAACGCTAAAAAAACTGCTGGTGCAGGAATTGCTGCATCGCTTGGTAAGTCTGCTGTATCTAGTTTTTGGCAACATCATAAAAATAAAAAGCAAACCAATAATTGA
- a CDS encoding IS5-like element ISLho2 family transposase — MVYRKKTVQLSINSFETALGCPLSADNEWVQLANQLPWSEWDEVYQLAFPSNLGRAGKPFRQLYGAQLIKQRTGLSDREVVDAIRDTPAYQYFLGFSEYQPVRPFDHVTLVYFRKRIAPISDQILNIMAKYTGKLLNEALPDKRVVITDATAFPVNVAYPQDTHLLNGTRLKLEADIKLMSNQLKLAPPRTRKREAKKQWVAFSRHPHRWGKQTHKQIKAQLQYIRRDLRFVDELLAQGGQLSERRLKVLSTVRKVYEQQDYMYRNHTHHVSDRIVSLTQPEIRPIVRGKAKQPVEFGPKVDLSITDGVVNIERFSFDSFNESTDFASTIDHYKDVHGVYPDEVLADTLYRTRANIKLCKDLGIKLSGPKLGRRPKHVDPAKRREEQDAENRRGEIEREFSLIKSKLGLGLVTAKTAETIAVTVDTGVVLANLKRVLSFFCVPISIFVEMDGVKLQIDYKMINRLSNLVA; from the coding sequence ATGGTTTACCGTAAAAAGACAGTACAATTATCAATTAATTCTTTTGAAACTGCTTTAGGATGTCCGCTGAGTGCAGATAATGAATGGGTTCAATTAGCTAATCAATTACCTTGGAGTGAATGGGACGAAGTATACCAATTGGCTTTTCCGTCCAATTTGGGTCGTGCTGGTAAACCATTTAGACAATTATATGGAGCCCAACTAATCAAGCAACGAACAGGCCTTTCCGATCGTGAAGTAGTTGATGCTATTCGGGATACTCCAGCTTATCAATATTTTCTCGGCTTTTCAGAGTACCAACCAGTTCGACCTTTCGATCATGTAACACTTGTATACTTTCGTAAACGGATTGCTCCAATTTCAGACCAGATTCTTAATATCATGGCAAAATACACAGGAAAACTACTCAATGAAGCATTGCCAGATAAAAGAGTGGTAATCACTGATGCTACGGCTTTTCCAGTTAATGTTGCGTATCCGCAGGATACACATCTGCTTAATGGAACACGGCTCAAGTTAGAGGCAGATATCAAACTAATGTCTAATCAGTTGAAGTTAGCTCCGCCACGCACGCGTAAGCGTGAAGCTAAAAAACAATGGGTTGCTTTTTCTCGCCATCCACATCGTTGGGGAAAACAGACTCATAAGCAAATTAAAGCCCAGCTTCAATATATTCGACGCGATTTACGTTTCGTTGATGAACTACTCGCGCAAGGAGGCCAGTTAAGTGAACGCCGTTTGAAAGTTTTGAGCACAGTACGTAAAGTCTATGAACAGCAGGATTATATGTACCGTAATCATACGCATCATGTTAGTGACCGTATTGTAAGCCTGACTCAGCCTGAAATTAGGCCGATTGTACGAGGGAAAGCTAAACAACCAGTAGAATTTGGACCTAAGGTTGATCTATCAATTACAGATGGTGTTGTTAACATTGAACGATTCTCATTTGATTCCTTCAATGAAAGTACTGATTTCGCTTCAACCATAGATCACTATAAGGATGTTCATGGAGTCTATCCTGATGAGGTCTTAGCAGATACACTTTATCGAACACGAGCCAACATTAAGTTGTGCAAAGACTTAGGAATTAAATTAAGTGGTCCTAAGCTTGGCCGAAGGCCTAAACACGTAGATCCAGCTAAACGTCGTGAAGAACAAGATGCAGAAAATCGGCGTGGTGAAATAGAGCGCGAGTTCTCACTGATTAAGAGCAAACTTGGGCTAGGTTTAGTGACCGCCAAAACTGCAGAAACAATTGCCGTAACAGTTGACACTGGAGTTGTATTGGCCAATCTTAAACGTGTATTGAGCTTTTTTTGTGTACCAATTTCTATATTCGTCGAAATGGATGGTGTAAAGCTTCAAATAGATTACAAAATGATTAATCGGCTATCAAATTTAGTGGCCTAA
- a CDS encoding M24 family metallopeptidase: MTQLEKVQQWVSDQQLDVAYLSDPMTITYLTSFDSDPIERILALIVFPDQDPFLFAPALEVEAIKDTGWKYPVYGYLDHEHPFEMIAGQITKRNSNPKNWGIEAGQLTISKLNSLTEQFPKAHFETDLTAMIQRLRLIKNADEISKLDEAGKWADFAFKTGFEAVKVGRTEQQVAAQLEYALKQHGIMQMSFETLIQAGAHAAEPHGATAANKIAGDELILFDLGTIYEGYISDASRTVAVGKLNEKQADIYKICLDAQLTAQAAAKPGMTAAQLDKIARDIITKAGYGEYFIHRLGHGMGMSEHEFPSIMEGNNMQLEPGMCFSIEPGIYIPGVAGVRIEDCVHITDNGCEPFTHTPKDLTYVG; encoded by the coding sequence ATGACACAATTAGAAAAAGTACAACAATGGGTTAGCGATCAACAACTTGACGTTGCCTATTTAAGCGATCCAATGACCATTACATACTTAACTAGTTTTGACAGCGATCCAATTGAGCGAATTTTAGCTTTAATTGTTTTTCCAGACCAGGATCCATTTTTATTCGCACCAGCACTTGAGGTTGAAGCCATTAAAGATACTGGTTGGAAATATCCCGTTTACGGTTACTTAGATCATGAACATCCATTTGAAATGATCGCCGGCCAAATTACAAAGCGAAATTCTAATCCTAAAAATTGGGGCATTGAAGCAGGCCAATTAACAATTAGCAAATTAAATTCTCTGACTGAACAATTTCCTAAAGCACATTTTGAGACGGACTTAACGGCCATGATTCAACGATTGCGTTTAATCAAGAATGCAGATGAAATTTCAAAGTTGGATGAAGCTGGAAAATGGGCTGATTTTGCATTCAAGACCGGCTTTGAGGCTGTCAAGGTTGGCCGTACTGAGCAACAAGTTGCTGCACAACTAGAGTACGCCCTTAAGCAACATGGCATCATGCAGATGAGTTTTGAAACCTTAATACAAGCGGGTGCCCACGCGGCTGAACCACATGGTGCTACTGCTGCAAACAAAATTGCCGGTGACGAATTAATTTTATTTGACCTCGGTACAATTTATGAAGGATACATCAGCGATGCCTCTCGAACTGTTGCCGTTGGTAAACTGAATGAAAAGCAAGCTGATATCTACAAGATTTGCTTAGACGCTCAATTAACTGCTCAAGCAGCTGCCAAACCTGGCATGACTGCTGCCCAGTTAGACAAAATTGCTCGTGATATTATCACTAAAGCAGGCTATGGTGAATACTTTATTCATCGGCTTGGCCATGGCATGGGTATGAGCGAACATGAATTCCCATCAATCATGGAAGGTAACAATATGCAACTCGAACCTGGTATGTGCTTTTCGATTGAACCGGGAATTTATATTCCTGGTGTTGCTGGAGTTCGAATTGAAGACTGTGTCCACATCACTGACAATGGTTGTGAACCGTTTACCCATACACCAAAAGATTTAACCTACGTCGGCTAA
- the comGC gene encoding competence type IV pilus major pilin ComGC, producing the protein MKKNKNSLNTKCHNAFTLLEMSVVLFIISLLVLIILPNLAAQRKHASGVHQNAMVSVVQTQIDLYENESDNNKVDFETLQQKDYLTSGWYLRPLNLIAD; encoded by the coding sequence ATGAAAAAAAATAAAAATAGTTTAAACACAAAATGTCATAATGCGTTCACTTTACTAGAAATGTCAGTCGTTTTATTTATTATTAGTCTGTTAGTTTTGATTATTTTACCCAATTTAGCGGCACAACGAAAACATGCATCAGGGGTCCATCAAAATGCGATGGTGTCCGTTGTCCAGACACAGATCGATTTATATGAGAATGAATCAGACAACAACAAAGTTGACTTTGAGACGTTACAACAAAAAGATTATTTAACTAGTGGATGGTATCTTAGGCCACTAAATTTGATAGCCGATTAA
- the ccpA gene encoding catabolite control protein A, with the protein MDKQTVTIYDVAREAAVSMATVSRVVNGNPNVKPATRKKVLDVIDRLDYRPNAVARGLASKKTTTIGVIIPDVTNAYFAELALGIDDIASMYKYNIILANSDENGSKELQVVNTLLAKQVDGLIFMGNKMGDDLKHEFERASMPVVVAGSVDIKQELPSVSIDYVAATKEAVANLMKRGNQKVALVTGPMDESINHDYRLKGYRQAIEEAGSQFNDKFVFETNNSYNTGYELAEEIQASGVTAVFVGDDELAAGLLNGLTDRGVKVPADFELTTTNDTKYTEITRPKMSSVTQPLYDIGAVAMRLLTKLMNNEEVDDRNVILPYGLMKRDSTK; encoded by the coding sequence ATGGATAAACAAACAGTTACAATTTATGATGTTGCAAGAGAGGCTGCCGTTTCAATGGCAACAGTCTCGCGGGTTGTTAATGGCAATCCTAACGTTAAACCAGCAACCAGAAAAAAGGTTTTGGATGTGATCGATCGATTGGACTACCGGCCCAATGCTGTTGCCCGTGGATTAGCAAGTAAAAAGACAACTACAATTGGAGTTATTATTCCAGATGTAACCAACGCATATTTTGCTGAATTAGCGCTTGGAATCGACGATATTGCCTCAATGTACAAATACAATATCATTTTAGCCAACTCTGATGAGAACGGTAGTAAAGAGCTGCAAGTGGTCAATACTTTATTGGCAAAACAAGTTGATGGGCTTATTTTCATGGGTAACAAAATGGGTGATGATCTCAAACATGAGTTTGAACGCGCATCGATGCCCGTTGTAGTTGCTGGATCAGTTGATATCAAGCAAGAATTACCAAGCGTCAGCATTGATTATGTTGCTGCAACGAAAGAAGCAGTCGCAAATTTAATGAAACGTGGTAATCAAAAGGTAGCTTTGGTAACTGGTCCAATGGATGAATCAATCAATCATGATTATCGATTAAAGGGTTATCGACAAGCAATTGAAGAAGCCGGAAGTCAATTTAATGATAAATTTGTATTTGAGACAAATAATTCTTATAACACGGGATATGAATTGGCTGAAGAGATTCAAGCTAGTGGTGTTACTGCAGTCTTTGTCGGGGATGATGAGTTGGCAGCAGGACTATTAAATGGTCTAACTGACCGCGGTGTTAAGGTACCCGCAGATTTTGAATTAACTACTACGAATGACACTAAATATACAGAAATAACTCGTCCCAAGATGTCATCCGTAACACAACCACTATATGATATTGGTGCGGTTGCTATGCGGTTATTAACTAAGTTAATGAATAATGAAGAGGTCGATGATCGAAACGTTATTTTACCTTATGGGCTAATGAAACGTGATTCAACCAAATAG